A DNA window from Rhizobium sp. NXC14 contains the following coding sequences:
- a CDS encoding transglutaminase-like cysteine peptidase — MRFKGIFVAMTAVFAMATAAIPAPSRNASMVTGNATSQPIGHYDFCQTHSSECGANRNAGPVEMTPAKWSLVRSVNATVNSTIKPMTDKEIYGKDEVWAYPTTAGDCEDFALLKRRMLIQRGFSAADLLMTVVRKPDGEGHAVLTLRAADGDFVLDNLAADVKPWFVTPYTFVKRQSSYNAGRWVTIENGRDLLVGALR, encoded by the coding sequence GTGCGATTCAAGGGTATCTTTGTGGCCATGACGGCCGTGTTTGCGATGGCGACTGCCGCCATCCCAGCTCCAAGCAGAAATGCTTCCATGGTAACAGGCAACGCCACCTCTCAGCCGATCGGCCATTATGATTTCTGTCAGACCCACAGCAGTGAGTGCGGCGCGAACCGCAATGCGGGTCCGGTCGAGATGACGCCTGCGAAGTGGTCGCTCGTCCGCTCGGTCAACGCTACGGTCAACAGCACGATCAAACCGATGACCGACAAGGAAATCTACGGCAAGGACGAGGTCTGGGCCTATCCGACGACCGCGGGCGACTGCGAGGATTTCGCGCTCTTGAAGCGGCGCATGCTGATCCAGCGCGGCTTTTCGGCCGCCGACCTTCTGATGACCGTCGTGCGCAAGCCTGACGGTGAAGGCCATGCCGTCCTGACGCTGCGCGCAGCCGACGGCGACTTCGTGCTCGACAATCTCGCAGCCGACGTGAAGCCCTGGTTTGTGACGCCCTACACCTTCGTCAAGCGCCAGTCGAGCTACAATGCCGGCCGTTGGGTCACCATCGAGAACGGCCGCGACCTTCTGGTCGGCGCTCTTCGTTAA
- a CDS encoding alpha/beta hydrolase, translating into MSDPMANTQPQFMTVGEGEAAREIAMLVRPAQAGNTVPSLVWLSGYRSDMSGTKALELDGLAGELGAACIRFDYSGHGLSGGSFRDGTISRWLEEALAVIRHLAPDRIILVGSSMGAWIALRLAQELARQGGPKLAGMVLIAPAPDFTSELIEPNLKAKERKSLAERGYFEERSQYSPEPNIYTQALIEDGRKNRVLDGMIETGCPVHILQGMKDPDVPHAHAMKLLEHLPADDVVLTFIRDGDHRLSRPGDIALLLSAVKGIIRSSTNMQMPI; encoded by the coding sequence ATGTCCGATCCGATGGCCAATACCCAACCCCAGTTCATGACGGTCGGTGAAGGCGAGGCGGCGCGTGAAATCGCCATGCTCGTCCGCCCCGCCCAAGCCGGCAATACCGTCCCGTCTCTCGTTTGGCTATCCGGCTACCGTTCGGACATGAGCGGCACCAAAGCCCTGGAGCTCGACGGGCTGGCGGGCGAACTCGGGGCCGCCTGCATCCGCTTCGACTATTCAGGCCACGGTCTTTCCGGCGGCAGCTTCCGCGACGGCACGATCTCGCGCTGGCTGGAGGAAGCGCTTGCCGTCATCCGTCATCTTGCGCCAGACAGGATCATTCTCGTCGGTTCTTCGATGGGAGCCTGGATCGCGCTCCGGCTGGCGCAGGAACTCGCCCGACAGGGTGGTCCGAAGCTCGCCGGTATGGTGCTGATCGCGCCGGCGCCCGATTTCACGTCGGAACTGATCGAGCCGAACCTTAAGGCCAAGGAGCGCAAGTCGCTGGCGGAGCGCGGCTATTTCGAAGAGCGCTCGCAATACAGCCCCGAACCGAACATCTATACGCAGGCACTGATCGAGGACGGGCGCAAGAACCGGGTGCTCGACGGCATGATCGAGACGGGCTGCCCGGTGCATATCCTTCAGGGCATGAAAGATCCCGATGTGCCGCATGCGCACGCAATGAAGCTTCTGGAGCACCTTCCCGCCGACGACGTGGTGCTGACCTTCATCCGCGACGGCGACCACCGTCTTTCCCGCCCGGGCGATATCGCCCTTCTCCTTAGCGCCGTCAAAGGCATCATTCGTTCATCAACAAATATGCAGATGCCCATTTGA
- the infC gene encoding translation initiation factor IF-3, with the protein MRRPFKTDAPVKDGPRSNREIRIPKVQLIAADGQNMGVVPTDQALRMAEEAGLDLVEISPNAEPPVCKILDLGKLKYANQKKAAEARKKQKIVEVKEIKMRPNIDTHDYEVKMKAMGRFFDEGDKVKVTLKFRGREMAHQELGMKLLQQVKADTTEIAKVEAEPKLEGRQMMMVLAPK; encoded by the coding sequence ATTCGCAGACCTTTTAAGACCGATGCGCCCGTGAAGGACGGACCGCGCTCGAATCGTGAAATCCGCATTCCCAAAGTTCAGCTGATCGCGGCTGACGGACAGAATATGGGTGTCGTGCCCACCGACCAGGCCTTGAGAATGGCGGAAGAAGCCGGCCTCGATCTTGTCGAAATTTCCCCAAATGCCGAACCGCCGGTGTGTAAGATCCTCGATCTGGGCAAGCTGAAATATGCCAACCAGAAGAAGGCTGCCGAGGCGCGCAAGAAGCAGAAGATCGTCGAAGTCAAAGAAATCAAGATGCGCCCGAACATCGACACCCATGATTATGAGGTGAAGATGAAGGCGATGGGCCGCTTCTTCGACGAGGGCGACAAGGTCAAGGTGACGCTGAAATTCCGCGGCCGCGAAATGGCTCACCAGGAACTCGGCATGAAGCTTCTGCAGCAGGTCAAGGCGGATACGACCGAGATCGCCAAGGTGGAAGCCGAGCCCAAGCTCGAAGGCCGCCAGATGATGATGGTGCTGGCGCCGAAGTAA
- the rpmI gene encoding 50S ribosomal protein L35: protein MPKMKTKSAAKKRFKITASGKVKAAAAGKRHGMIKRTNKFIRDARGTMVLAEPDGRKVVKNYLPNGL, encoded by the coding sequence ATGCCCAAGATGAAGACGAAGTCCGCTGCCAAGAAGCGGTTCAAGATCACCGCATCCGGCAAGGTCAAGGCGGCTGCCGCCGGCAAGCGCCATGGCATGATCAAGCGCACGAACAAGTTCATTCGCGATGCACGCGGCACGATGGTTCTCGCAGAACCCGATGGCCGCAAGGTCGTGAAGAACTATCTGCCGAACGGTCTCTGA
- the rplT gene encoding 50S ribosomal protein L20 encodes MARVKRGVAAHAKHKKVLKQAKGFYGRRKNTIRTAKAAVDRAKQYAYRDRKVNKRNFRALWIQRINAAVREFGLTYGRFIDGLNKAGIEVDRKVLSDMAIHEPEAFGALVAAAKKALEYLKETGTANEFEGAVR; translated from the coding sequence ATGGCACGTGTAAAGAGAGGCGTCGCAGCCCACGCCAAGCATAAGAAGGTTCTGAAGCAGGCGAAGGGCTTCTACGGCCGCCGCAAGAACACCATCCGTACCGCCAAGGCCGCCGTCGATCGCGCCAAGCAGTACGCCTACCGCGACCGCAAGGTCAACAAGCGCAATTTCCGCGCACTCTGGATCCAGCGCATCAACGCTGCCGTCCGCGAATTCGGCCTGACCTATGGCCGCTTCATCGACGGCTTGAACAAGGCAGGCATCGAAGTCGACCGCAAGGTTCTCTCCGACATGGCGATCCATGAGCCGGAAGCATTCGGCGCCCTGGTTGCTGCCGCCAAGAAGGCTCTTGAGTATCTCAAGGAAACCGGCACGGCGAACGAGTTTGAAGGCGCGGTTCGGTAA
- the pheS gene encoding phenylalanine--tRNA ligase subunit alpha, translating to MSDIDQLKSSLLAEISAAGDEPALEAVRVSALGKKGSVSELLKTLGAMTPEERQTRGAAINALKNEVTDAIAERKSVLKMAAVNARLKAETVDVSLPVRSSPAERGRIHPISQIVDEITAIFADMGFSIAEGPDIETDYYNFTALNFPEGHPAREMHDTFFFNPDENGERKVLRTHTSPVQVRTMEAQQPPIRIIIPGKTYRQDSDATHSPMFHQVEGLVIDKKANVANIRWVLEEFCKTFFEVESVTMRFRPSFFPFTEPSFEVDIQCDRSGPIVKFGEGTDWMEILGCGMVHPNVLRYGGLDPDEYLGFAWGMGLDRIAMLKYGMPDLRDFFNADVRWMTHYGFRPLDMPTLFGGLSA from the coding sequence ATGTCAGATATCGACCAGCTTAAATCTTCCTTGCTTGCCGAAATTTCCGCCGCCGGTGATGAGCCCGCGCTCGAGGCCGTGCGCGTGTCCGCCCTCGGCAAAAAGGGCTCTGTCTCCGAGCTCTTGAAGACGCTCGGCGCCATGACGCCGGAGGAACGCCAGACCCGCGGCGCGGCGATCAACGCCTTGAAGAACGAGGTGACGGACGCCATTGCCGAGCGCAAATCGGTGCTGAAGATGGCGGCGGTCAATGCCCGTCTTAAGGCCGAGACGGTCGATGTCAGCCTTCCGGTGCGCTCCTCGCCCGCCGAGCGCGGCCGCATCCATCCAATCAGCCAGATCGTCGACGAGATCACCGCGATCTTCGCCGATATGGGTTTCTCGATCGCCGAAGGTCCCGATATCGAGACCGACTACTACAATTTCACCGCGCTGAATTTTCCCGAAGGCCATCCGGCCCGCGAGATGCACGACACCTTCTTCTTCAATCCGGATGAGAACGGCGAGCGCAAGGTGCTGCGCACCCATACCTCGCCGGTGCAGGTGCGCACCATGGAAGCGCAGCAGCCGCCGATCCGCATCATCATTCCCGGCAAGACCTATCGCCAGGACTCGGATGCCACGCATTCGCCGATGTTCCATCAGGTCGAAGGCCTCGTCATCGACAAGAAGGCCAATGTCGCCAACATCCGCTGGGTGCTGGAAGAATTCTGCAAGACCTTCTTCGAGGTCGAAAGCGTGACGATGCGTTTCCGCCCGTCCTTCTTCCCCTTCACCGAGCCCTCCTTCGAGGTCGATATCCAGTGCGACCGCTCCGGCCCGATCGTCAAGTTCGGCGAAGGCACCGATTGGATGGAGATTCTCGGCTGCGGCATGGTCCACCCGAACGTGCTGCGCTATGGCGGGCTAGATCCGGACGAATATCTGGGTTTTGCCTGGGGCATGGGTCTCGATCGCATCGCCATGCTGAAATACGGCATGCCCGACCTGCGCGACTTCTTCAATGCCGACGTCCGCTGGATGACGCATTACGGCTTCCGCCCGCTCGACATGCCGACACTGTTCGGCGGTCTGAGCGCTTGA
- the pheT gene encoding phenylalanine--tRNA ligase subunit beta: MKFTLSWLKEHLETDATLDEICARLTEIGLEVEDVDDKAAFKPFVIAKVLSAEKHPQADRLKVLMVDTGTGAPVQVVCGAPNARAGLVGAFAAPGTYVPGIDVTLAVGNIRGVESRGMMCSEKELQISDSHDGIIELPEDAPVGQSYAAYINLDDPVIEINLTPNRPDCTSIHGIARDLAASGLGRLKMRPAPSFAVEGETPVKLTLDLDDPRLCPGFALRLVRGVKNGPSPRWMQQRLTAIGLRPINALVDVTNYMTFDQGRPIHVFDAAKIKGNLTVRRAREGETVLALDQREYKLGPNNVVISDEDGIESIGGIMGGEHSGCDDNTVDVLIESALWDPMNIAKSGRSLGIITDARYRFERGVDPEYMVPGLERTTELVLELCGGTAARAEIVGYRGYEPKVVDFPYSEVKRLTGLEVSNEESNTILARLGFVVSGSGERVSVAVPSWRPDVDGKADLVEEVMRIHGVDNIKPAPLESHAAVNGKILTTLQIRTRTAKRALAARGMLEAVTWSFIPEDQAKLFGGGSLALKLANPIAAEMSDMRPSLLPGLLTAAQRNADKGYADVAIFEVSGTYENDRPEGQRRVAGGIRRGTASLAGAGRMWSNTAKGGGKPVDVFDAKADALAVIEACGLPMGNIQIEQGGPEWYHPGRSGTIKMGPKIVLGYFGEFHPLTLEALDVSGALCGFEVYLDAMAEPKKKATRTKPALDLSPFQAVKRDFAFVVDKTVESGAIVKAATGADRKLVTGVTVFDIFEGASVGEGKKSVAIEVQIQPVDRTLTDEDFEALTQKIVASVTKFTGGVLRS, encoded by the coding sequence ATGAAATTCACGCTCTCCTGGCTGAAAGAACATCTCGAAACGGATGCCACGCTGGATGAAATCTGCGCCCGCCTCACCGAGATCGGGTTGGAAGTTGAAGATGTGGACGACAAAGCGGCGTTCAAGCCCTTCGTTATCGCCAAGGTCCTCTCGGCGGAAAAACATCCCCAGGCCGATCGCCTGAAGGTGCTGATGGTCGATACCGGAACCGGCGCGCCGGTACAGGTCGTCTGCGGCGCCCCGAATGCGCGCGCCGGCCTTGTCGGTGCCTTCGCCGCACCCGGCACCTACGTTCCCGGCATCGACGTCACGCTTGCCGTCGGCAATATTCGCGGCGTCGAAAGCCGCGGCATGATGTGCTCCGAAAAGGAGCTGCAGATCTCCGACAGTCATGACGGCATCATCGAACTGCCCGAGGATGCGCCGGTCGGCCAGAGTTACGCCGCCTATATCAATCTCGACGATCCGGTCATCGAGATCAACCTGACGCCGAACCGGCCGGATTGCACCTCCATCCACGGCATTGCCCGCGATCTTGCCGCCTCTGGTCTCGGCAGGCTGAAGATGCGCCCCGCGCCGTCCTTTGCCGTCGAAGGCGAGACGCCGGTCAAGCTGACCCTCGATCTCGATGATCCCAGGCTCTGCCCCGGTTTCGCGTTACGACTTGTGCGCGGCGTCAAGAACGGCCCGAGCCCGCGCTGGATGCAGCAGCGGCTCACAGCCATCGGCCTGCGCCCGATCAATGCGCTGGTTGACGTCACCAATTACATGACTTTCGATCAGGGCCGGCCGATCCATGTCTTCGATGCCGCCAAGATCAAGGGCAATCTAACTGTCCGCCGCGCGAGGGAAGGTGAGACCGTACTGGCGCTCGACCAGCGCGAATACAAGCTCGGCCCGAACAACGTCGTCATATCAGACGAGGACGGCATCGAATCGATCGGCGGCATCATGGGCGGCGAACATTCCGGCTGCGACGACAACACCGTCGACGTGCTGATCGAATCCGCTCTCTGGGACCCGATGAACATTGCCAAGTCGGGCCGCAGCCTCGGCATCATCACCGACGCACGCTACCGATTCGAACGCGGCGTCGATCCGGAATATATGGTTCCCGGTCTCGAACGCACGACCGAACTGGTGCTGGAACTCTGCGGCGGCACCGCTGCCAGGGCCGAGATTGTCGGTTATCGCGGCTACGAACCGAAGGTTGTCGATTTTCCCTATTCGGAGGTCAAGCGCCTGACGGGCCTCGAAGTCTCGAATGAGGAAAGCAACACGATCCTGGCGCGTCTCGGTTTTGTGGTCTCCGGCTCCGGCGAGCGCGTCTCCGTCGCCGTTCCCTCCTGGCGCCCGGATGTGGACGGCAAGGCCGATCTCGTCGAGGAGGTCATGCGCATCCACGGCGTCGACAATATCAAGCCGGCGCCCCTCGAAAGCCATGCCGCCGTCAACGGCAAGATCCTGACGACGCTGCAGATCCGCACCCGCACGGCGAAGCGGGCGCTCGCCGCACGCGGAATGCTGGAGGCCGTGACCTGGTCCTTCATTCCAGAGGATCAGGCAAAGCTGTTCGGCGGCGGTTCGCTGGCCCTCAAGCTTGCCAATCCGATCGCCGCTGAAATGTCGGACATGCGCCCGTCTTTGCTGCCGGGTCTGCTGACGGCGGCTCAGCGCAATGCCGATAAGGGTTACGCCGACGTCGCCATCTTCGAAGTCTCCGGCACCTATGAAAACGACCGGCCGGAAGGCCAGCGCCGCGTCGCCGGCGGCATCCGCCGCGGCACGGCATCGCTCGCCGGCGCCGGCCGCATGTGGTCCAATACAGCCAAGGGCGGTGGCAAGCCGGTCGACGTCTTCGACGCCAAGGCCGATGCGCTCGCCGTCATCGAAGCCTGCGGCCTGCCGATGGGCAATATCCAGATCGAGCAGGGCGGCCCCGAATGGTACCATCCCGGCCGCTCCGGCACGATCAAGATGGGGCCGAAGATCGTGCTCGGCTATTTCGGTGAATTCCATCCGCTGACGCTGGAAGCCCTCGATGTCTCCGGCGCTCTCTGCGGCTTCGAAGTCTATCTCGATGCCATGGCGGAGCCGAAAAAGAAGGCGACCCGCACCAAGCCGGCGCTCGATCTGTCGCCTTTCCAGGCCGTCAAGCGCGACTTCGCCTTCGTCGTCGACAAGACGGTGGAATCGGGCGCGATCGTCAAGGCTGCGACCGGCGCCGACCGTAAGCTCGTCACCGGCGTCACCGTCTTCGACATCTTCGAGGGCGCATCGGTCGGCGAGGGCAAGAAGTCGGTAGCGATCGAGGTCCAGATCCAGCCGGTCGATCGCACGCTGACGGACGAGGATTTCGAGGCGCTGACGCAGAAGATCGTGGCCAGCGTCACGAAATTCACCGGCGGCGTCCTCAGAAGCTGA
- a CDS encoding nuclear transport factor 2 family protein produces MSDRQAVEQTVHLYVEGMAFANAAALKKAFHPKSSIIGYYQNAVEWLTRDEFIAAILAEEPAPPGTQPFMDIQNVDVEGDAASVKVTDDFAGMRFTDYLSLLKIEGRWVIVSKLYHLHT; encoded by the coding sequence ATGTCGGACAGACAGGCAGTCGAGCAGACGGTTCACCTCTATGTCGAAGGCATGGCTTTCGCCAATGCGGCAGCCTTGAAGAAGGCTTTCCACCCGAAAAGCTCGATCATCGGCTATTACCAGAATGCCGTCGAATGGCTGACGCGGGACGAATTCATCGCCGCAATCCTGGCCGAGGAGCCGGCCCCTCCCGGCACGCAGCCTTTCATGGACATCCAGAACGTTGATGTCGAGGGTGACGCGGCAAGCGTGAAGGTCACCGACGATTTCGCCGGAATGCGCTTCACCGACTATCTATCGCTGCTGAAGATCGAAGGCCGATGGGTGATCGTCAGCAAACTCTATCATTTGCACACATGA
- a CDS encoding aldo/keto reductase, with amino-acid sequence MKTRKLGNDLTVSAVGLGCMGMSFAYGASDEAESVKTLHRAVDLGVTFFDTAEVYGPFTNEVLLGRALKPFRERVVIATKFGFKIDTSQAGAAAIAGVDSRPEHVRAVAEASLKRLDIETIDLFYQHRVDPNVPIEETVGAMAQLVKEGKVRALGLSEAGSATIRRAHAVHPIAALQSEYSLWTRDPEEDVLATCRELGIGFVPYSPLGRGFLTGAIRKADDLADDDFRRQVPRFQAENFDANAALVATLEKLAAAKGVTAAQLALAWVLNQGDDIVPIPGARKLHHLEQNVAAADITLSAEELDQLGEAIPAAQVAGKRYSDASLAMTNI; translated from the coding sequence ATGAAAACCAGAAAACTCGGAAACGATCTCACGGTCTCTGCCGTCGGCCTCGGCTGCATGGGCATGAGCTTTGCCTATGGCGCCAGCGACGAAGCGGAATCGGTCAAGACGCTGCACCGCGCCGTCGATCTCGGCGTCACCTTCTTCGACACGGCCGAAGTCTATGGTCCCTTCACCAACGAGGTTCTTCTCGGAAGAGCGCTGAAGCCCTTCCGCGAGCGCGTGGTGATCGCCACCAAATTCGGCTTCAAGATCGATACCAGCCAGGCCGGCGCTGCCGCCATCGCCGGTGTCGACAGCCGTCCTGAACATGTGCGTGCGGTTGCCGAAGCCTCACTGAAGCGTTTGGACATCGAGACCATCGATCTCTTCTACCAGCACCGGGTCGACCCCAACGTGCCGATCGAGGAGACGGTCGGTGCCATGGCCCAGCTTGTGAAGGAAGGGAAAGTCCGTGCCCTCGGCCTCTCGGAAGCCGGCAGCGCCACGATCCGCCGCGCGCATGCGGTCCATCCGATCGCTGCGCTTCAGAGCGAATATTCGCTGTGGACGCGCGATCCCGAAGAGGATGTGCTTGCCACCTGCCGCGAACTCGGCATCGGCTTCGTGCCCTACAGCCCGCTCGGACGCGGTTTCCTGACAGGAGCGATCCGCAAGGCCGACGACCTTGCCGACGACGATTTCCGCCGGCAGGTACCGCGTTTCCAAGCGGAGAATTTCGACGCCAATGCCGCGCTTGTCGCAACGCTCGAAAAGCTTGCCGCCGCAAAAGGCGTGACCGCGGCGCAGCTGGCACTGGCCTGGGTGCTGAACCAGGGCGACGACATCGTGCCGATCCCCGGCGCGCGCAAGCTTCACCACCTCGAACAAAACGTCGCCGCTGCCGATATCACGCTCAGCGCGGAGGAGCTCGATCAACTCGGCGAGGCGATCCCAGCGGCACAGGTGGCGGGCAAGCGCTATTCGGATGCCTCGCTTGCCATGACGAATATTTGA
- a CDS encoding LysR family transcriptional regulator, translated as MNRRQLSQLAVLAAVSEHRSFRAAAKELLVAPSAVSHAISSLEESLGVRLLARTTRSVAPTEEGRLLLERLRPALEEIGIALEAVNDTRGKPAGNLRITAPRFASDILLAPRLGDFLNLYPDITLEIANEDGFTDIVKEGFDAGIRLEESLEADMIAVRISPNLTTVIAASPEYFERYPKPQHPRDLVHHRCIKRRFTNGSIYRWEFEKHGQELIVAVDGPLVVSEDRLALLAALNGAGLAYLFDMRVHTELSAGRLVRVLEDWCAPYPGPFVYYPSRRQMRPALRAFIDFFRYVERDAGGR; from the coding sequence ATGAACAGAAGGCAACTCTCTCAACTCGCCGTTCTCGCCGCCGTCTCGGAACATCGCAGTTTCCGAGCCGCGGCCAAGGAACTGCTCGTCGCGCCGTCGGCGGTCAGCCACGCCATATCTAGCCTGGAGGAAAGTCTCGGCGTCAGGCTCCTGGCGCGCACGACCCGCAGTGTCGCGCCAACGGAGGAAGGCCGGCTGCTTCTCGAAAGGTTGCGTCCGGCGCTCGAGGAAATCGGTATCGCATTGGAGGCGGTCAACGATACGCGCGGCAAACCGGCCGGAAACCTGCGCATCACAGCGCCGCGCTTCGCCTCCGATATTCTGCTCGCCCCGCGCCTTGGCGATTTCCTCAATCTCTATCCCGATATCACGCTGGAGATCGCCAATGAGGACGGCTTCACCGATATCGTCAAGGAGGGTTTCGACGCGGGCATCCGGCTGGAGGAGAGCCTGGAGGCCGATATGATCGCCGTCAGAATCTCGCCCAATCTGACGACAGTGATTGCGGCCTCGCCCGAATATTTCGAACGCTATCCGAAGCCGCAGCACCCGCGCGATCTTGTCCATCATCGCTGCATCAAGCGACGCTTCACCAACGGCTCCATCTATCGTTGGGAATTCGAAAAGCACGGGCAGGAACTGATCGTCGCGGTCGACGGGCCGCTTGTCGTCAGCGAGGACCGGCTGGCCCTTCTTGCGGCGCTGAACGGCGCCGGTCTTGCCTATCTCTTCGATATGCGGGTGCATACTGAACTGTCGGCCGGCAGGCTGGTGCGGGTGCTGGAGGATTGGTGTGCGCCCTATCCCGGGCCGTTTGTCTATTATCCGA